The Canis lupus familiaris isolate Mischka breed German Shepherd unplaced genomic scaffold, alternate assembly UU_Cfam_GSD_1.0 chrUn_S45H204, whole genome shotgun sequence DNA window CAAGAATAATCACTAGTTCAATTAACTAACCAGAAGCAGCTGATATTTTAGTGTCCACGAGTAGAAATGATTTCAATTTCAGCAGCacttcaatgaaaatatttagatagCAGATGTGCTATTTAGTACCTTCagtatgtggaaaataaaaataaacatgacatatataacaaaataagttGATAGTAGATgactaggtttttaaaaacttattatttctctttagtacttaattttaaagtaatgtaaAAGCACAAAACATATGATGTGCTAatcaacaatgtttttaaaatctgcattaaAAAGTTTCTTTATCAAGTCACTAATCTGACTAGTATCAACATACATAACTTACTTTAAATATTGTCTGtagtttattaaaaatctaaaaacatcaCACATATTTATACTAGTGGgtttaaatatagaaattttttaCAAACATGgtctaatatatgtatttgagTATTTCACTcttaaagtattttatgaaatatgattttttgaaaatctgaattGGTTTGCCATTGAAATATGcatttctaaatagaaaattaagctGTTAATGTTGctgagctttttgttttaaaaagatgttctttCCCCCTATATAATTTTCTCAGGAACTCAAATAGTAgacatctgttctttttttttaagtttttatttaaactccagttagttaatatacagtgtaatagtaGCTTCAGTTTACAAGATagggattcaacacttccatacaatacctggtgctcatcacaaggacactctttaattcccatcatctatttaacctgtctgcccatttttaaccatcagtttgttctccatagttaagaagtcagtttcttggtttgcctctctctttttttttctctttgctcatttcttttgttttttaaattctacatatgagtgaaatcatatagtatttgtctttcactgactgacatattttgcttaacataatactctagctccatcctcgtccttgcagatggcaagatttggttcttttatatggcttttttaatggctgagtaatattctaatacatatatatatatatgtatgtatatacacacacacgctctatgtatctatatctatatatctaatataccatatcttttatttaagatttttatttatttattcatgaaagacacagagagagagcgagaggcagagacacaggcagagggagaagcaggctccatgcagggagcctgacatgggactccatcccggtactccaggatcatgccctggaccaaaggcaggcgctaaaccaccaagccacccagggatccccatatctttatttttaaacattttatgtatttattcatgagagacacagagagacaggcagagacataggcagagagagaagcagctccatgcagggagccggatgtgggacttgatcccaggactccaggaccatgccctgggccgaaggcaggcgctaaactgctgagccatccagggatcccccacatcttctttttcccttatcagttgatggacacttggactgcttccataatttggctgttgtagataatgctgctataaacatcagggtgcatgcgTATTTTGgaactagtatttttgtattctttaatacCTAATAGTGCCATTGCTAGTTCATAGtcattctgtttttaagtttttgaggacaCTTCCATAATATATCCATTTTTGAAGCTattacaattaattaaaaatgtttaaaaaccaattttgaaaaataattatactgacTGGACAGTGTTATAGTAAAGTACTGAAAGTTGAGTCATCTTAAtgcctcaaaaatatttatttataattacatatatacaaagaCACATAATTGCAAATGCATCCTTTCTATCGCTCATTACATTCCCCACTGGtgactacataaaatatttaataattaatatttaattaatttcatttaattacaCAAaccataatatacaaaaaaactggTAGTGGTGTTATATTATATAAGTTTGTATTGTTGTCTTCCATATAAGATGAGAGAACAAATAAAGTCTACAGTTAACAATGTACAATAGTACATTGAACTTTGAGTGCTCATCAATATGTATCCAGAATAAattcagagaatgaagaaaaaattaaccaATAAAATTAATTCCAAGTTATTGttacaataatttaattataagtttTAGGTGATAGAAGTGATTTATACATATCataaaaaacctggaaaatcttgaaaaaaagagaataataacagTCACCTCAAAATGCTAGCTTTCATCTCTCTGCAATATACAtattctgtttcagtttttaaccccttatttcatttaacattaactTTGGAGTATTTTCATGTTAATGAATTTCACTAATAAAAGATTTTCGGGAACTCCTTATAATCTCTAACGGTGTTattttatcctgtatttttattttgttcatttaagtttttttttaattcttgttagTTAAGGCATAGTGTAATGTgttttcaagggtagaatttaatgCTTTATCACACATAtaacacataattatttttaaatgcctttgttttaaatatgtaattccaGCTGTTATATTACTGATCAATAATACTAAATATACATTTGAATATCTTTAATGGTTTCTTTAAGATAGATTTCTAAATGTAGTCACCGTTCAAatggtttctcatttttcatttaactcttGCTGCACTGTGCCAAGTATCTCTGAAGAAGCACTGTGACGACACCATCTCTAGCACTGTATCCAGGTGTCTTTTTCACAAATATTCTGTGGagttttttttggatttatatgccaatttaaatatctttaagtttctttaaaaaaatagtgagaaagtagaactaataaatgaattgattGAATATTGTGGGATATGCAGTACAGTGCAGTACAATCCTTTATGAAAGGAGACTGGTGATTTCTACTAGTATTCCATCCAAAGAGGGATAGTGTTGCATCCCCTGCACAGAGACAATATAGAATCTAGAATATGAAGTGAAAGATGCCACCCTTCCTGTAGAAGAAATATGATTGATACGAGCCTAATGGTAACTGGAAGTTGAAACAATTGTCTTGCCAGCCGCAGGTCTGCAAAGAGGATTCTACTACTGTGCAGTCAAACAAAGCGTATTACCAAGTATCATCATCAGCTATGGTTATTGACATCCATCAGATGGGAACTGACCTtgccctaaaaatgaaaaataatggcaaaaaagagaatagtacacattcattcacttagaaaaattttgctaaagctttttaaaatagagatagtaggggcacctggatggctcagttagttaagcgttctactcttgatttggctcaagtcatgatctcagggtcatgagatggagtcccacatcacactgggtgtggatcctgcttacaattctctctttctctctccctctgcctctccctctcaactCCTGtggttgctctttctctctctctaaaactaaataaatagaatagaatagaaataataaaaataatgtaaacttttcccagaaattcagaaaaaataattatttaaaacatcttataataataataactgaaataaaataatggataaaattaaaaagtagagtaaatccattgttaagtatatttatttaaaatgtttctaaatataaaatattaataaaataaaatattaatttctaaatgaaatcttaatcCACCAAATCTCATCAATCTTAATCCACcaaaaaggaaggaggacagaAATTTGAATGAAGATTTATTATAATGAGAAAGGATGTAGATCTATAAACCTACATATGTAGgagattatgaaaatataagaatagaacTTTGTTAATTATTCTGATCATttagaaaagcaaatatttctagaaaaattacaatttataaattCAGATTCCTTCTAGTTGAAAAACTCTGAATAGAGCAAAACATTAATATAATACTTAGTTTACAGCTCTAAAAGTCATCTTTGGACTTGTGGACTTAATAAAAGTTTGAGATGAAATCCTAGTTCTACGTCCTGCTCTTTGTAAAACTCTGATGAGGTAccttttcctcaatttcctcatctataaaatgggcaccATGATACCTATTTTATAGGATTGTCCTGAGGAACAACTGCATTGAGTATCTAGGAAGCGGCACTGTTCTGTACGGTGTGGTACATATAGGAGTCTATTTCACGGTATGGTTAGATGCTTTGGTAATGGAtacaatgaaaattgaaaatgtgttGGGTATCTTGTCAAGTAATTATCAGCAATTTCtgatcttccttggagaaatgtctatttatatcctttgcccatttttttttaaattgagctttTTGTACTTATATTATTGACTTATtagtgtttttcatatattcaggAAATAAGTTTCTCATTAGGtatatgatttacaaacattttatctcattatatggattgcttttttattttcattattatgtccTTTGAAGAACAAGAGCATTTAACACTGAAGTCCAGTGCTTTGTGCCATATTGAAGTATTCTATGCTAAACTCAAGGTCAAAAGATTAtctgcatgttttcttctaagaagttTTAGTTTATGTCCTGTATTtagatttaatccattttgagttagttttgtaTTTGTGTAAGGTGAAGAtgcaacttcattcttttgcatgtggccaTCCAGTGTTCcaagaccatttgttgaaatgactgTTTTTTACCCTATTGGATAGTCATGGCACGGATACTTAAATTCAGCTGATCATGGATGTATGGTGTACTTCTGGATCCTGAAACCTATTTCATTGATTAATATATCTATCCTTacgccagtaccacactgttctCACACTGTcttgtttcctattctttttcagaaagtttCGAAATTGAGAATTCcatctactttgttctttttcaggatacTAGGCACCCATGCAATTCCATCTGAGTGTGAGAATGTTTATCTACTTATTGGAAGGTAATAGAATCTGGAGATAATTTGGACCAGGGGTGCTATGAAACAATGTTAAATTTTTCAGtgcataaatatatgattttttccaaatatttagatcttcaatttccttaaatagtgtttgtagttttcagaaATTGGGTTATAAGCTTCTTTTGTAAAGTTTATtcctcagaattttatttatatatttttgatgctcttgtaaatgggtttattttttcaaattttatttttggattgttcattgaaAGTATGTAGATATACAGTTGATTTTTGGAGATTGATCTTTTATGTGCAATGCTTACTGAACTCTTCCAccatttctaatagtttttagtcagttatttaagattttttaggaggcggggcaagatggcggaagagtagggtccccaggtcacctgtccccacccacttacctagataactttcaaatcatcctgaaaacctatgaattcggcctgagattcaaagagagaacagctggaatactacagtgagaagTGTTCGCGCTTCTATTAAggtaagaagatggaaaaaaaagaaagagaaataaagtctcCGAGAGACCTCCATCTTCATAGAAGCATTCTTTATCATAGCCAAGGGGTGggagcaactcaaatgtccatcaaagaaatggataaagaaaatgtggtatatactgatttttatttatttatgagagacacagagagagagaggcagagactcaggcagagggagaagcaggctcatgcagggaggccgacgtgggactcgatcccgggactccaggatcaggccctgggccgaaggcagcactaaaccgctgagccacccaggctgccctctctttcttaGTAAACAGAAATTTTACCACATTACAAACAGTATTCACAATCACTTGAACATTTTAAGTAGCTTAGTCTAGACCCCCCgagtgactcaggggttgagcatccaccttcggatggataaagaaataaataaatccaccttcttggataaagaaataaaaatctttaaaaacaaacaacacaaaataatcCGCTTAGGCCTTTGCTGGAAGGTGCTGCTTGTTGCTCGACTTGTGTTCCGTGGAGTCCGTGAGGCACGATCATCCTGACATTCGAGGCTTGCCGCTTGTGTCACCGATGTGCTCCTGCCTCTTTatccctctttctgctttttggtttgatgaattattttttcatgattctattttaattgctccattttctccattcgagattcagctttctttctttttttatttaatgatcttCAATGatgttgcttctcctctgccttctgcACATGTGTCTGCGGTGTGTGTCCGTGTCTCTGTTTCTCGGTCAGTGTGCGTGGACACACCACATGATTTCAGTTCAGTCGGGGTCAGGCTGGAGAGTCAGGGCCTCCTGTCTACGTTCAGTTCTGCGACTGACGGCAGGTTTCCTAGGGCCCAGGTCAGGGCGACCCACTGGGGGCACCGCCGTCCACAGCTCACCCAGGGGAAACGAGGGAAGGGCCCGGAACGCACGACAGGCAGGGGTTCGGGATGAGGACGGCCTCACCCCTTCTAGGCCAAGACCCCGACACCTTCTGTAGGGTTTGCCTTGGATTCAGGAGCCTAGGATCGTGGGGAGCTATTGCCCATCCCTGCCCGGGGGGACTGTCatcttctgggcctccagaatgAGGGTACCGgtgcccatgtgtgtgtgtgtgtgtgtgtgtgtgtttgaggaaaataatccctttatttaaaataccaaaattccAACTACTATAAGATACCACATGTAAAAAACAAGACATAGTCTTGAGATGTAAAGGACACTGTCCCTAGAAAgtgcctctctttttctattattctttttttttaatttggctaatGGTGTCTACTGACACATATTTGGAATGTAATCTATTTATCAGCCAGCTGTTCTGGCCCAATGtggatttaggattttaaaacatgtgtGGCTTTAGAGCTGTATAATAAAgtataatcttaaataaaagtatctttttaaaagactcttatCATCGACATCACTGGTGACAGCAATAAATAGCAGACATTGTAATAGGTAGTTTTTTGCAGTATTTTACAGGTAAACAGCCCTGCCATATAGGTAACATTAGTGTGTTAGTCCTGTGCACACAGGACCTCGTGGGCCTGGACGCATGTACACACCAAGGAAGAACGTGTGGGTGGAGGTATGTCCTGCAGGTGACACCCGCCTCCAAGGTCATAGATATGAGGCCTCAGTGGCCTGGGACGTCTGGGGGAAGCCCCGCTAGGACACCCTATCCCACAGGCAAGATGCAGACCATCCCCGACGGGCACAACGCTTCTCCGGGGTCAAACCGGGGAAGACTGGACAGTCGTGTCTGAACCCAGGTGTGTGTCCAAGCTGGGGCCCTGGGTGCACacagtccttccctggggcctgtggacaGGGGTGTGGTTGTGTCACTGTGTGCACAGGCCATcgcctgcagggaggggggggggcggcagcACGAGCGCTGCCCCtgcagcttcctccaggagtgggTCAGGGGGGGGTCCCAGGAAGTGAGGTCACTGCCGTgtcacagagcccaacagaacGGAACCCCCGTAACCAGGCACCCGCATCCagtgcagccccagctcaggctcacttggctggagacatcTGCTACTAGAAGATGTTCTCTTGCTGCCGGCCCACGtctgggggctctggctcccaggaaccccaggggtgCGGCTTGTTCCTATGCTGTAGGCAGTGGCTCCAGCATAGGTACCAAGGTGTCAGGGCGGTGATCAGGAGGCGCCGTCAGGTAACACAgcgcaggccaggccaggccccctgtGCCACCATCCTGGGAGCctcatcccctcctcctcaggttcagggaaccagggatgtgtgggcaggtcCCATCCAGGCTGGGGGACGCTGCAGGGCGGCACATTCCCCGGGgatcccttcagggtcaccctgatgtcaaggtgggcaggggggaaacAGGGTTCCTGAGGTCCTCTACCCGCCCCAGAGTCACTCCGAGGCCCTGCAGCCGCATCCCTTTGCTGTTCCCAGGGGCGGTGGGTGCCGCCTGCActgtggggtgtctgggtagaGGCAGCTGGGGGTGCGGCCCAGCCGAGGGGGCCAGACCGggcgctgaggcctcctgcctggctgccgggCACTGTCTCCACAGAGCTCCACCCGGGTCGTGGGGCGGAGAGGAGAAGGGGTCGTCTGCCCCAgcctccaggagcagggaggtgCCCTGCGCAGCTAATGGAGGCCAGCGCGGGCTCAGGGTGAGTGCAGGGGCTGGGCCCCCCGACACCCGGGCCCCGATGCGGCAGGAAGGACCCCGGGTtcccagaagccagcctgctaccccctgggccccccgacactcctgctcccacatgagtctggatccccccctccccacacctgcccccatggccctgcccctgcctgggccagatgcagagtccctgCGCACAGATGTGTGGGAACATCAGAATAGAGCCCTCAGGGGAGGCCTGGTCCCCCgggggttagcgcctgccttcccccaggcctgatctccgaggcccgggatcgagcccgcctgggctccctgcacgggctgcttctccctctgtctgtgtggctgcctctctcggtctctctctgtgtctctggaggTCCTTGTAAtgatccaaatattttgaacatttatcctCTGAGTTTTTCTTTATTGCATAGTTGGTCCTGTTTGtgtaagagacaggcagggagcttgagcgggagagggagccccagctcctcaAGCCCACGGGGCCCCAGCGCAGGGCCTGCCGGGgcgggatcccaggtctcctggcggctccctgcaggctgcacgtcccctctgtcccacctcagggtGCAGGGGCCGCGGCCGGGAAGGGGCATCAGATCGTCCTGACCAAGCTCACCCGGACGGAGCTGCTGGAGTACAAAGTCCGACAACTGCTGCTCGCCTTGCAGCGCAGGGACGTCATCTACATCTTCAGCTTTTTAGAGGATTATCGTACATTCGCCACCACGGACGAGGTGCTGGACCTGCTGTTCACcgagtgagcacctgcccctccgcagcccagggctgggccacctgctgctggggaggctggggatggtgtgagcttcccggcctcgggctgctcccccgcctggagcagggtcccccagggcctaggtcctggagggcagccccggggcctggcctgtggcgggtcggccagaggggctgtgcctgtgctcagcagccGTCCTCCTCCCCGTGACCaggcctgtgcctcctccctgcccccccatcaCCAGGGTCCTGAGCggcctgtttccccattgaaagggaggtttgagagtccatcgggggtctgtgtcctggggcagccAGACAGGGAACCCCGGGACCCCCCAAGCCCACTAAGATATGGGCCATGGGCCTGGCCAGAGCCCTTTCATGCTCAAGCCttcaggaggccccagcaggtgcGGGCACTTCTCCGGGAGCTGCCCGTGGCCCCACGCACAAAGCTGACTGCCCCCGGGGCACAAAGCTGACTGCCCCCGGGGCAAGGCCTAGTCGGGGTCAGAGGGTGAAGCCCCTATGATGAGAGGTCGCGTCCACAGGACGATTCATGGGATGTCCCTGCTCTCCTCTAGGTATGGGTGCATCGCAGATGCGTGGGGTAACAACGATGTGGTCCTGCAGTGCTGGAAACTGTGAGTGACTCcggctcctgcaggagggccttccctctcctGGAGGGCAGCGAAGGGGCTGTGGGGCGGtgggggctgcccccaccccacacatctgcaattccGTGACAGGGAAAAGGTCTAATGCCCCTTCtggaaaagagcaaaggagagcgGTGGATGGGGGTGGGCTTGGTGGGAGGCACTGAGACCCCTCAGGGAGACCTTCTCCATgcccccccaaccctctctctgccccacacctggagcccagagcagagggggtggggagcatcgtACTCCCCAGtctggtggcacctggacccgGGGGAACAGCAGTGCTCAGGAGGGCCGGTGAGGGCTCCCGGACCaggcggcccccgccccgtgggagaagggagattagagtcagtggaaggaccCCCGGGGGCCCCTCGGGAGGGAGgcagcacagagacacaggaaggaaggTGGCGGTCCCGGGCggctcctggcaaggcctggcaggacacagagcccgagccctcctgccttggagcttcccagagcaacagtgtgtgcagtgagggcaatgacagGCCAGACGCCCCCCGTCCCCTGATGCCTGCCGGTGGACTtaaggggcaggtgggcagggaccaggctgaggagggagccctgctTCCCCAGGAGAGACGCTGATGGTCACCCcgctgggcctgggctccccacacagaggttgcatcccagcccctcctcggggagcaggcctgtggcaggcaggaccaCCAGGTGGCAGGGGGACGAGGAGCAGGACTGGTCTCCGACACCCTGCGCGGAAGGCCgggtcctgcagggcttccccgggacacctgcatgtgACAGAGCCCTGTCTTCTGATGCCTGTTCccgcctgtccctccccagggccatgtCCTTCATGATGGAAATATGGCTGAATTATTATGGGGACGACTTTCATCAGTTCCCAGAATTTCCCTCCCTTATAAAACTCCTGGAATTGTTAAGACAGCACATGCCAGGCACAGATGCGCATCTCCGGGCCCTGCGTCACCTGAGGCAATTCAGACGCCTCCATGCAGGAGCGAGAGGCTGGGGTGAGGAGGACTGGGGGTGGCCgagctggggatggggggggcCGCAGATCCAGCCTCCTTGCTGCTGGACCAGGAGCAGGGGTGGGCTCACACCCCACCCCacgggctgcagcctggggacacctcccagggctcttgccTCACACACATCGAGTGGCGGGAAGAGTGGCCTTGATTTGGGAGGGACGTGGACAGTCTGTCCTGGTGgtgatactttgtcttcttggatcTACAGCTTCGGCCCGAGGAAAACACCCTGAACCCACTCTGGATGCACCCCAGCTCCGACCGTGGGGCCTGCTGCCCCGTggggcctggctgctggggctgagggcttggcCTGCGATGAGCCGCCTGCTGGGGAGGCAAAGCCCCTGCAGATAGTGGTCACTGCTGCCCTGCAggagccccctgcacccctgggagCCCTGGAAGAGGAGCAGGCACCACCCCCTGCTCTCGAGGTCGTGGATGTGCCCCAGCCACCTCCTAACTGATGGAGCAACTGGCCTCGGGGATGGAGCAACCTGTTGAACCACCCGAGGAGCCCGCCCCAGCTCCAACTGTGGAGCCTGGGGAAGGTTCCGGGTCTGAAGGGATAGTGGCTGCTGGAGATGAGGACTTGGTCAAGGCAGAGATGCTGGCTCCTGAGGTGAAGGTGGTGCACGTGCTGGTCGAACCTATGGTTCCCTGCCCCTATGAGGAGGAGCCACCTGCTCCCATGGCCACCCCGGAAGAGTAGGCCCTGGTGCCTGCAATCGGGGTCCCCAGAGGGCCAGACCTGCAACCTGCCTCTGGAACAACCTGCTTCGATCCGTTAGCAGCCCCCTGACCACCTCGGGggcccgccccagctcccaccgCGGGGCTCGTGATGGCTACAGCCCAACAGGGCTTGCCCTCCCCTGTTATttcactgtttctattttttgagtttttctttaaccTGTATAATAGCTTATAGAGTTT harbors:
- the LOC119879227 gene encoding ral guanine nucleotide dissociation stimulator-like — translated: MFSCCRPTSGGSGSQEPQGCGLFLCCRQWLQHRYQGVRAVIRRRRQGAGAAAGKGHQIVLTKLTRTELLEYKVRQLLLALQRRDVIYIFSFLEDYRTFATTDEVLDLLFTEYGCIADAWGNNDVVLQCWKLAMSFMMEIWLNYYGDDFHQFPEFPSLIKLLELLRQHMPGTDAHLRALRHLRQFRRLHAGARGWAPTVGPAAPWGLAAGAEGLACDEPPAGEAKPLQIVVTAALQEPPAPLGALEEEQAPPPALEVVDVPQPPPN